One stretch of Carassius carassius chromosome 18, fCarCar2.1, whole genome shotgun sequence DNA includes these proteins:
- the firrm gene encoding FIGNL1-interacting regulator of recombination and mitosis, with translation MSQVTLLDEVSRWDQETCQQELKTVLPKMNAMHHDTDSWEEHTNILQTITSRFLPHLSLSDLEKECFSTVLPKVVKVFASLLEEISKQIGGLSSQNTELHVFLRNILKMMVQTLESLSACVRHVCSFEESVSFDTIRSLPSCILRVLKDTFQHCKNSEVMYSGRLSLVGDLLQGLFKEAYSLQKGLMELLDKINLEDTASEEEVSDIVTVIHSLLDICLIISGLDIALHANTWKFIIKQSVKYQSLVEDRLRHTDIAFSLCEDLYTSVQNCIELAQQIQQAGLQEIVHCPEYKLFQKATKMCRFFANTLVHYTKEFKEFLAKSCRRFHQLYLQIHSKFPPSLCAPFVPSALSEELRVAVLVPMDVMLTQLLSFHPFAESVLDPDHQSSTELTLPQCLLLVNVLGKLSSQPEEAMRLWSDGSQFSEETPRWSVFEAVLHSFRQCMLEHAVPVWLPGVMLRGQAQGRVSLHQHVCVHMCACVAVLPTQHFAPLERSLLAAVLQADMQTAVLATDVWCFLARYGTAELCFHHVLLIAHLLRSCPGAGYQMFHLALLLRRLLFLMTPKHQVEFVKRFPPAQEENLCVWRHTLLRCLCTEARMRVEEEVLAGASVVLQGLENSGYRMGDIPRLNQILGCVLMLMGGSDLQADCVGSSVKIISQLWSRMSSNQVQVHPPLQCTVKLLLSISAVVIKSVEEHVIVQAVSCLSGLTIQKCPDDLLLAALEFLASLGKVFISPNIQCQVLPRISGLFNGLLTHPSWLILHHVLEAFGLFAEITNHEKVISQTLTSEEIKTKVLNYLSKTVSHQESEEARLGRLKEWRSVIEKHCERMECEDKSPVHTPLTEEPCPKRARQETKVEEEFERYLQTAESALKALQAIVGPGHNPSPPQWVRTRLEVLQTLITQINTTTVEEH, from the exons ATGTCTCAAGTGACCCTTTTGGATGAAGTCTCTCGATGGGACCAGGAGACCTGTCAACAAGAACTCAAAACCGTCCTGCCCAAA ATGAACGCCATGCATCATGACACTGACAGCTGGGAAGAGCACACAA ATATTCTTCAGACGATCACAAGCAGGTTCCTCCCTCATCTTTCTTTATCTGATTTGGAGAAGGAATGTTTTTCCACAGTTTTACCCAAG GTGGTAAAAGTGTTTGCCAGTCTTTTGGAAGAAATCAGCAAGCAAATTGGAGGCCTTTCTAGTCAGAACACAGAGCtgcatgtgtttttgagaaatatCTTGAAG ATGATGGTCCAGACCCTAGAGTCTCTCTCTGCCTGTGTACGTCATGTCTGTTCCTTCGAAGAGTCTGTTTCCTTTGATACCATTCGCTCTCTGCCCTCTTGCATCCTCAGAGTCCTAAAGGACACCTTCCAGCACTGCAAG AACAGTGAGGTCATGTACAGTGGAAGGCTGTCATTGGTGGGTGATCTGCTTCAGGGCCTGTTTAAAGAGGCCTATTCTTTGCAGAAGGGCCTGATGGAACTGTTGGACAAAATTAACTTGGAGGACACTGCTTCTGAGGAGGAAGTGTCAGATATTGTCACAG TGATTCACAGTCTGCTGGACATATGCTTGATCATATCTGGACTGGACATTGCGCTACATGCCAACACATGGAAATTTATCATAAA ACAGAGCGTGAAGTACCAGTCTCTTGTAGAAGATCGGCTTCGCCACACTGACATAGCCTTCTCTTTGTGTGAAGACCTGTATACATCTGTCCAGAACTGTATTGAGCTGGCCCAGCAGATCCAGCAGGCAGGCCTACAG GAAATTGTGCACTGTCCAGAATACAAGCTTTTccaaaaagcaacaaaaatgtgTAGGTTTTTTGCCAACACATTAGTCCACTACACAAAG GAATTTAAAGAATTTCTTGCCAAGTCATGCCGTCGATTTCACCAGTTGTATCTACAAATCCACAG CAAGTTCCCTCCCTCTTTGTGTGCCCCGTTTGTGCCCTCTGCCCTCAGTGAGGAGTTGAGAGTGGCGGTTCTGGTTCCCATGGATGTCATGCTGACACAGCTGCTCTCCTTCCATCCCTTTGCAGAATCTGTCCTGGACCCAGATCACC AGTCCAGTACAGAATTGACCCTACCACAGTGTCTGCTACTGGTGAATGTACTGGGTAAACTCTCCTCCCAGCCAGAAGAGGCGATGCGACTGTGGAGTGATGGCAGTCAGTTTTCGGAGGAAACTCCCAG ATGGTCTGTGTTTGAGGCAGTGTTGCATAGTTTTCGGCAGTGTATGTTGGAGCATGCTGTGCCGGTGTGGTTGCCGGGAGTAATGCTGCGAGGGCAGGCTCAGGGTAGAGTCAGTCTGCaccagcatgtgtgtgtgcatatgtgtgcttGTGTGGCTGTTCTGCCCACTCAACACTTCGCACCATTG GAGCGGTCACTTTTAGCTGCCGTATTGCAGGCAGACATGCAGACGGCTGTCTTGGCAACAGATGTCTGGTGCTTCCTGGCACG GTATGGCACGGCTGAGTTATGTTTTCATCATGTTCTCCTTATTGCTCACCTG CTAAGGTCATGTCCTGGAGCGGGTTATCAGATGTTTCACTTGGCCCTGCTGCTTAGACGTCTGCTATTTCTCATGACACCCAAGCACCAG GTGGAGTTTGTAAAGCGCTTCCCTCCCGCTCAGGAGGAGAACCTGTGTGTGTGGCGCCACACTCTGCTAAGGTGTCTGTGTACAGAGGCACGAATGCGGGTGGAGGAAGAGGTGCTTGCCGGGGCTTCTGTTGTGCTGCAGGGATTGGAGAATAGCGGCTACAGGATGGGAGATATACCAAGACTT AACCAGATTCTAGGCTGTGTGCTGATGTTGATGGGAGGGAGCGACCTACAGGCTGATTGTGTGGGGTCTTCTGTGAAGATCATCTCTCAGCTGTGGAGTCGCATGAGTAGCAATCAG GTGCAGGTTCATCCACCTCTCCAGTGCACTGTGAAGTTACTCCTGTCAATATCAGCTGTCGTGATCAAAAGTGTAGAGGAACATGTCATTGTTCAG gctGTTTCCTGTTTGAGTGGGTTGACTATCCAGAAATGCCCAGATGACCTGCTTTTAGCTGCTTTGGAGTTCCTTGCTTCACTGGGAAAAGTGTTTATTTCTCCCAATATTCAG TGCCAAGTTTTGCCTAGAATCAGTGGTCTGTTCAATGGTCTCCTGACTCACCCATCCTGGCTGATACTCCATCATGTGCTCGAGGCCTTTGGCCTCTTTGCAGAG aTAACCAACCATGAGAAAGTGATTTCTCAAACATTGACATCAGAGGAGATCAAAACCAAAGTGTTAAACTACCTCAGTAAG ACCGTCTCACACCAGGAGTCTGAGGAAGCAAGACTTGGACGTCTGAAGGAGTGGAGGAGTGTAATAGAAAAACACTGTGAGCGAATGGAGTGTGAGGACAAATCACCTGTACACACGCCACTTACTGAAGAG CCATGTCCGAAGAGGGCAAGACAAGAGACCAAAGTAGAAGAGGAGTTTGAGAGATACCTCCAGACAGCAGAAAGTGCCTTGAAAGCCCTGCAGGCAATAGTGGGGCCAGGCCACAACCCATCCCCTCCACAGTGGGTCAGGACCAGACTTGAGGTCTTACAGACACTGATAACTCAAATCAACACCACTACAGTAGAGGAGCACTGA